In Phycisphaerales bacterium, a genomic segment contains:
- a CDS encoding HIT domain-containing protein, with product MKTQNLWAPWRMQYIEAIKDESPGSNAAPARSFLLDYWDQPQRDAEHFVIERDAHGMILFNLYPFTNGHLLVALGDARPRLLDYEPAQREALWRLVDRGTDLVERTLNCQGVNIGVNQGRAAGAGVPQHLHVHIVPRWSGDTNFITVVGEVRVIPAALELMYKRFTETAAAHPRTV from the coding sequence GCGCCGTGGCGGATGCAGTACATCGAGGCGATCAAGGACGAGTCGCCGGGTTCGAACGCCGCCCCCGCCCGCTCGTTTCTGCTCGATTACTGGGACCAGCCGCAGCGCGATGCCGAACACTTCGTGATCGAGCGCGATGCGCACGGCATGATTCTCTTCAATCTCTATCCCTTCACGAACGGGCACCTGCTCGTGGCGCTGGGCGACGCACGGCCGCGCCTGCTCGACTACGAGCCGGCGCAGCGCGAAGCACTGTGGAGACTCGTCGATCGCGGGACCGATCTCGTCGAACGGACGCTGAACTGCCAGGGCGTGAACATCGGCGTCAACCAGGGCCGCGCCGCGGGCGCGGGCGTGCCGCAGCACCTGCACGTGCACATCGTGCCGCGCTGGAGCGGGGACACGAACTTCATCACCGTCGTCGGCGAGGTGCGCGTCATCCCGGCAGCGCTGGAGTTGATGTACAAGCGCTTCACCGAAACGGCGGCAGCGCACCCGCGCACCGTCTGA